One region of Pseudomonas sp. ABC1 genomic DNA includes:
- the gcvT gene encoding glycine cleavage system aminomethyltransferase GcvT: MGKRTPLYNQHLALGAKMVDFGGWDMPLHYGSQVEEHHQVRRDCGVFDVSHMNVIDVVGPQAGDYLRRLLANDVARLDEPGRALYSAMLNEQGGVLDDLIVYFTGDDYRLVINASTRDKDLAWMRQQAEGFAVEIIDQADLAILAIQGPHARAKAAELVPPGFSELILGLKPFSGRREGAWFVARTGYSGEDGIEIILPAEEVADFFGELVGAGISPIGLGARDTLRLEAGLNLYGQDMDESVSPLSANMGWTVAWEPEERAFIGREALERQKYALQSPPRLVGLVLEERGVLRAHQVVRVNGFGDGEITSGSFSPTLGKSIALARVPALTAERAEVEIRGKWYPVRVVKPTFVRHGKVLV; encoded by the coding sequence ATGGGTAAGCGTACACCGCTCTACAATCAGCACCTTGCACTGGGTGCCAAGATGGTCGATTTCGGCGGCTGGGACATGCCGCTGCACTACGGCTCGCAGGTTGAAGAGCATCACCAGGTGAGACGCGACTGTGGCGTGTTCGACGTTTCCCACATGAACGTCATCGACGTGGTCGGCCCGCAGGCCGGCGACTACCTGCGGCGCCTGCTGGCCAACGACGTGGCCCGCCTCGACGAGCCCGGCCGCGCCCTCTACAGCGCCATGCTCAACGAGCAGGGCGGCGTCCTCGACGACCTGATCGTCTACTTCACCGGAGACGACTACCGCCTGGTGATCAACGCCAGCACCCGCGACAAGGACCTCGCCTGGATGCGCCAGCAGGCCGAAGGCTTCGCGGTGGAGATCATCGACCAGGCCGACCTGGCCATCCTCGCGATCCAGGGCCCGCATGCCCGGGCCAAGGCCGCGGAACTGGTGCCGCCGGGCTTCTCCGAACTGATCCTGGGCCTCAAGCCCTTCAGTGGCCGGCGTGAAGGCGCCTGGTTCGTCGCCCGTACCGGCTACAGTGGCGAGGACGGCATCGAGATCATCCTGCCGGCCGAGGAAGTCGCGGATTTCTTCGGCGAACTGGTCGGCGCCGGCATCTCCCCCATCGGTCTCGGCGCCCGAGACACCCTGCGCCTGGAAGCCGGGCTGAACCTCTACGGCCAGGACATGGACGAGTCCGTCTCGCCGCTCTCGGCCAACATGGGCTGGACCGTGGCCTGGGAGCCTGAGGAGCGCGCCTTCATCGGCCGCGAGGCGCTGGAGCGGCAGAAATACGCCCTGCAAAGCCCGCCGCGCCTGGTCGGCCTGGTACTGGAGGAACGCGGCGTGCTGCGCGCCCATCAGGTCGTGCGCGTCAACGGCTTCGGCGACGGCGAGATCACCAGCGGCAGCTTCTCGCCGACCCTGGGCAAGTCCATCGCCCTCGCCCGAGTGCCGGCACTGACGGCGGAGCGCGCCGAAGTTGAAATTCGCGGCAAATGGTACCCGGTGCGCGTGGTGAAACCGACGTTCGTGCGCCACGGCAAGGTACTGGTGTAA
- the gcvH gene encoding glycine cleavage system protein GcvH, translating into MSDIPSELRYAASHEWARLEADGSVSVGISDHAQEALGDVVYVELPQVGQHLAAGQQAGVVESVKAASDIYAPVSGEVIAINEQLADAPEVVNAEPYGAWFYRLKPSDSSELQNLLDADGYRTASDDA; encoded by the coding sequence ATGAGCGATATCCCCAGCGAACTGCGTTACGCCGCCAGCCACGAGTGGGCACGCCTGGAAGCCGACGGCAGCGTGAGCGTCGGCATCTCCGATCACGCCCAGGAAGCACTGGGCGACGTGGTCTATGTCGAACTGCCGCAGGTCGGCCAGCACCTGGCCGCCGGCCAGCAGGCAGGCGTGGTGGAGTCGGTCAAGGCCGCCTCGGACATCTATGCCCCGGTCTCCGGCGAAGTGATCGCCATCAACGAACAACTGGCCGACGCTCCCGAAGTAGTCAATGCCGAACCCTACGGCGCCTGGTTCTACCGCCTCAAGCCCAGCGACAGCAGCGAACTGCAGAACCTGCTGGACGCCGATGGCTACCGCACCGCCAGCGACGACGCCTGA
- a CDS encoding VF530 family DNA-binding protein, giving the protein MSTAKDPLHGVTLQAILTELQERLGWDGLAQRIDIRCFKNDPSIKSSLTFLRKTPWAREKVEALYLTIKRQGLQRVS; this is encoded by the coding sequence ATGAGTACCGCGAAAGACCCACTGCATGGTGTCACCCTGCAGGCCATCCTCACCGAACTGCAGGAGCGACTGGGTTGGGACGGCCTGGCCCAGCGTATCGATATCCGTTGCTTCAAGAACGATCCGAGCATCAAGTCGAGCCTGACCTTTCTGCGCAAAACGCCCTGGGCGCGGGAAAAGGTCGAAGCGCTTTACCTGACGATCAAGCGCCAGGGCCTGCAGCGTGTTTCCTGA
- the putP gene encoding sodium/proline symporter PutP — translation MSANTPTLITFVVYILAMVLIGFVAYRATNNFSDYILGGRSLGSFVTALSAGASDMSGWLLMGLPGAIFVSGLSESWIAIGLIIGAWLNWLFVAGRLRVQTEHNHNALTLPDYFTHRFEDGSKLLRIFSALVILVFFTIYSASGVVAGARLFEGTFGIPYGIALWVGAAATIAYVFIGGFLAVSWTDTVQATLMIFALLITPVFVILALGDFGTALATIEAQSASNFDMFKGLGFVAVVSLLGWGLGYFGQPHILVRFMAASSVKAIPAARRIGMTWMILCLAGAVAVGFFGIAYFANNPELAGPVNENGERVFIELTKILFNPWVAGIILSAILAAVMSTLSCQLLVCSSALTEDFYKAFLRKNASQREQVWVGRVMVLLVAVVAILLAANPESKVLGLVSYAWAGFGAAFGPVVLFSLLWKRTTRNGALTGMLVGAVTVIVWKNLLGHLGLYEIIPGFLFASIAIVVVSLLGKQPSATIQQRFDEAEKEYRDAHI, via the coding sequence ATGAGCGCCAATACACCCACCCTGATCACGTTCGTGGTCTACATCCTGGCGATGGTGCTGATCGGCTTCGTTGCCTACCGCGCCACCAATAACTTCTCCGACTATATCCTCGGTGGTCGCAGCCTCGGCAGTTTCGTCACGGCGCTGTCGGCCGGCGCCTCCGACATGAGCGGCTGGCTGCTGATGGGCCTGCCGGGCGCGATCTTCGTCTCCGGGCTGTCCGAAAGCTGGATCGCCATCGGCCTGATCATCGGCGCCTGGCTCAACTGGCTGTTCGTCGCCGGACGGCTGCGGGTGCAGACCGAGCACAACCATAACGCGTTGACCCTGCCGGACTATTTCACCCACCGTTTCGAGGATGGCAGCAAGCTGCTGCGCATCTTCTCGGCGCTGGTGATCTTGGTGTTCTTCACCATCTACAGCGCGTCCGGCGTGGTGGCTGGCGCCCGTCTGTTCGAAGGCACTTTCGGCATTCCCTACGGCATCGCACTGTGGGTGGGGGCTGCGGCGACCATCGCTTATGTATTTATCGGCGGCTTCCTGGCCGTGAGCTGGACCGATACGGTGCAGGCGACGCTGATGATCTTTGCGCTGCTGATCACGCCCGTCTTCGTCATCCTGGCGCTGGGTGACTTCGGCACCGCCCTGGCCACCATCGAGGCGCAATCGGCGTCGAACTTCGACATGTTCAAGGGGCTGGGCTTCGTCGCGGTCGTATCGCTACTGGGCTGGGGATTGGGTTATTTCGGCCAGCCGCACATCCTGGTGCGCTTCATGGCGGCCAGCTCGGTAAAGGCGATCCCGGCAGCACGCCGTATCGGCATGACCTGGATGATCCTGTGCCTGGCGGGCGCGGTGGCGGTTGGTTTCTTTGGCATCGCTTATTTCGCCAACAACCCTGAGCTGGCAGGCCCGGTCAACGAGAATGGCGAGCGGGTATTTATCGAGCTGACCAAGATCCTGTTCAACCCCTGGGTCGCCGGTATCATCCTGTCGGCCATCCTGGCAGCGGTGATGAGTACCCTGAGTTGCCAGTTGCTGGTCTGTTCCAGCGCCTTGACCGAAGACTTCTACAAGGCCTTCCTGCGCAAGAATGCTTCGCAGCGCGAGCAGGTATGGGTCGGTCGGGTGATGGTGCTGCTGGTGGCGGTGGTCGCCATCCTCCTGGCCGCCAACCCCGAGAGCAAGGTGCTGGGGCTGGTGTCCTACGCCTGGGCCGGTTTCGGCGCGGCGTTCGGGCCGGTGGTGCTGTTCTCGCTGCTGTGGAAGCGCACCACGCGCAATGGCGCGCTGACCGGCATGCTGGTCGGTGCGGTGACGGTCATCGTCTGGAAGAACCTGCTGGGCCACCTCGGCCTGTACGAGATCATCCCGGGCTTCCTGTTCGCCAGCATCGCCATCGTCGTGGTCAGCCTGCTCGGCAAGCAGCCTTCGGCGACGATCCAGCAGCGCTTCGATGAGGCAGAGAAGGAATACCGGGACGCGCACATCTGA
- the putA gene encoding trifunctional transcriptional regulator/proline dehydrogenase/L-glutamate gamma-semialdehyde dehydrogenase encodes MATTTTLGVKLDEATRERLKQAAKTIDRTPHWLIKQAIYTYLETLESGATLAELQGVAERLAEGDSDALETLSEPALQPFLEFAENVLPQSVLRAAITSAYRRPEEEAVSMLLEQARLPAEQAKASHTLAHRIASTLRNQKAASGRAGIVQGLLQEFSLSSQEGVALMCLAEALLRIPDKGTRDALIRDKISHGNWQPHLGNSPSLFVNAATWGLLLTGKLVSTHNEAGLSSSLNRVIGKSGEPLIRKGVDMAMRLMGEQFVTGESIAEALANARSLETKGFRYSYDMLGEAALTEHDAQRYLASYEQAIHAIGKASNGRGIYEGPGISIKLSALHPRYSRAQYERVMDELYPRLRDLTLLARQYDIGLNIDAEEADRLELSLDLLERLCFEPQLAGWNGIGFVIQAYQKRCPFVIDSLIDLARRSRHRLMIRLVKGAYWDSEIKRAQIDGLEGYPVYTRKVHTDVSYIACARKLLAVPEVIYPQFATHNAHTLATIYQLAGQNYYPGQYEFQCLHGMGEPLYEQVVGKVADGKLNRPCRIYAPVGSHETLLAYLVRRLLENGANTSFVNRIADQSVSIDELIADPVAQVETLAIEEGTLGRAHPRIPLPRDLYGDARSNSSGIDLSNEHRLGSLSSALLGTSHADWRAEPILAKPTTPGAASPLPNPADRRDVVGQVSQASTQDVDDALQYALNCAPIWQATPADERGAALERAAELMEAQIQPLIGLLVREAGKTFANAIAEVREAVDFLRYYAAQARGFGNDSHRPLGPVVCISPWNFPLAIFTGQVAAALAAGNSVLAKPAEQTPLVAAQAVRLLLEAGIPAGAVQLLPGDGETVGARLVADERVKGVMFTGSTEVAKILARSVAGRLDAQGRPIPLIAETGGQNAMIVDSSALAEQVVTDIVASAFDSAGQRCSALRVLCVQQDAAERIIEMLKGAMAECRLGNPDKLSVDIGPVIDAEAKAGIERHIQAMRAKGRHIYQVARAEADECRHGTFVTPTLIELESLDELQREVFGPVLHVVRYQRKDLGALIEQINATGYGLTLGVHTRIDETIAQVVGSAHAGNIYVNRNIVGAVVGVQPFGGEGLSGTGPKAGGPLYMYRLLGSRPHESVTRTLSAIDSDAFEQQRANVQRPALQALAEWTRGNQRQELDELCQRFAAQAASGIELQLRGPTGERNSYSLHPRERVLGLADSEQDLLAQLAAVLAVGGNALWPRDELTEKLATQLPAPVQVHIQLVADWSKDDVAFDAVLHHGDSDQLRALCKQIASRNGPIVGVQGLSRGETDIALERLLIERAVSVNTAAAGGNASLMSIG; translated from the coding sequence ATGGCTACAACCACCACCCTTGGGGTCAAGCTCGACGAAGCGACCCGCGAGCGCCTCAAGCAGGCAGCCAAGACCATCGACCGCACCCCGCACTGGCTGATCAAGCAGGCGATCTACACCTACCTGGAAACCCTGGAGAGCGGTGCCACCCTGGCCGAACTGCAAGGCGTCGCCGAGCGCCTGGCCGAAGGTGACAGCGACGCGCTGGAAACCCTCAGCGAGCCGGCCCTGCAGCCGTTCCTCGAATTCGCCGAGAACGTCCTGCCGCAATCGGTACTGCGCGCCGCCATCACCAGCGCCTACCGCCGCCCGGAAGAAGAGGCCGTGTCGATGCTGCTGGAGCAAGCGCGCCTGCCGGCCGAGCAGGCCAAGGCCAGCCACACCCTGGCACACCGCATCGCCAGCACCCTGCGCAACCAGAAAGCGGCCAGCGGCCGTGCCGGTATCGTCCAAGGGCTGCTGCAGGAGTTTTCCCTGTCGTCCCAGGAAGGCGTCGCCCTGATGTGCCTGGCCGAAGCCCTGCTGCGCATCCCCGACAAAGGCACCCGCGACGCGCTGATCCGCGACAAGATCAGCCACGGCAACTGGCAGCCGCACCTAGGCAACAGCCCTTCGCTGTTCGTCAACGCCGCCACCTGGGGCCTGCTGCTGACCGGCAAGCTGGTTTCCACCCATAACGAAGCGGGGCTTTCCAGCTCTCTCAACCGCGTCATCGGCAAGAGCGGCGAGCCGTTGATCCGCAAGGGCGTGGACATGGCCATGCGCCTGATGGGCGAGCAGTTCGTCACCGGCGAGAGCATCGCCGAAGCCCTGGCCAACGCACGCTCGCTGGAAACCAAGGGCTTCCGCTACTCCTACGACATGCTCGGCGAAGCCGCGCTGACCGAACATGATGCCCAGCGCTACCTGGCCTCCTACGAGCAGGCCATCCACGCCATCGGCAAGGCCTCCAACGGCCGTGGCATCTACGAAGGCCCCGGCATCTCGATCAAGCTCTCGGCCCTGCACCCGCGCTATAGCCGCGCCCAGTACGAGCGCGTGATGGACGAACTCTACCCGCGCCTGCGCGACCTGACGCTGCTGGCCAGGCAGTACGACATCGGCCTGAACATCGACGCCGAGGAAGCCGACCGCCTGGAGCTGTCGCTGGACCTGCTCGAACGTCTCTGCTTCGAACCGCAACTGGCCGGCTGGAACGGTATCGGTTTCGTCATCCAGGCCTACCAGAAGCGCTGCCCGTTCGTCATCGACAGCCTCATCGACCTGGCCCGCCGCAGCCGCCACCGCCTGATGATCCGCCTGGTCAAGGGCGCCTACTGGGACAGCGAGATCAAGCGCGCGCAGATCGACGGCCTGGAGGGCTACCCGGTCTACACCCGCAAGGTGCACACCGACGTCTCCTACATCGCCTGCGCACGCAAGCTGCTGGCGGTGCCCGAGGTGATCTACCCGCAGTTCGCCACCCACAACGCCCACACCCTGGCCACCATCTACCAGTTGGCCGGGCAGAACTACTACCCCGGCCAGTACGAATTCCAGTGCCTGCACGGCATGGGCGAGCCGCTCTACGAACAGGTGGTCGGCAAGGTCGCCGATGGCAAGCTGAACCGTCCGTGCCGCATCTACGCGCCGGTCGGCAGCCATGAAACGCTGCTCGCCTACCTGGTGCGTCGCCTGCTGGAGAACGGTGCCAACACCTCTTTCGTCAACCGCATCGCCGACCAGTCGGTGTCCATCGACGAACTGATCGCCGACCCGGTCGCCCAGGTGGAAACCCTGGCCATCGAGGAAGGCACCCTGGGCCGTGCGCATCCGCGTATCCCGTTGCCACGCGACCTCTACGGCGATGCCCGCAGCAATTCCAGCGGTATCGACCTGTCCAACGAGCATCGCCTCGGCTCCTTGTCCAGCGCCCTGCTGGGCACCAGCCATGCCGACTGGCGCGCCGAACCGATCCTGGCCAAGCCGACCACACCCGGTGCCGCCAGCCCGCTGCCCAACCCGGCGGACCGTCGCGATGTCGTCGGCCAGGTCAGCCAGGCCAGCACCCAGGATGTCGACGACGCCCTGCAATACGCCCTCAACTGTGCGCCCATCTGGCAGGCGACCCCCGCCGACGAGCGCGGCGCCGCCCTGGAGCGCGCCGCTGAGCTGATGGAGGCGCAGATACAGCCATTGATCGGCCTGCTGGTGCGCGAAGCCGGCAAGACCTTCGCCAACGCCATCGCCGAAGTGCGCGAAGCGGTCGACTTCCTGCGCTACTACGCCGCCCAGGCGCGCGGCTTCGGTAACGACAGCCACCGCCCGCTGGGCCCGGTGGTGTGCATCAGCCCGTGGAACTTCCCGCTGGCGATCTTCACCGGTCAGGTGGCCGCAGCACTCGCCGCAGGCAACAGCGTGCTGGCCAAGCCTGCCGAACAGACCCCACTGGTCGCCGCGCAGGCCGTACGCCTGCTGCTGGAGGCAGGCATCCCGGCGGGCGCTGTCCAATTGCTGCCGGGTGACGGAGAAACCGTTGGCGCCCGCCTGGTCGCCGACGAGCGGGTCAAGGGCGTGATGTTCACCGGCTCCACCGAAGTGGCGAAGATTCTTGCGCGCAGCGTTGCCGGTCGCCTCGACGCCCAGGGCCGACCGATCCCGCTGATCGCCGAGACCGGCGGGCAGAACGCGATGATCGTCGACTCCTCGGCACTGGCCGAGCAGGTGGTCACCGACATCGTCGCCTCTGCCTTCGACAGCGCCGGCCAGCGCTGCTCGGCGTTGCGCGTGCTGTGCGTGCAGCAGGACGCCGCCGAGCGCATCATCGAGATGCTCAAGGGCGCCATGGCCGAATGCCGCCTGGGCAACCCGGACAAACTCAGCGTGGACATCGGCCCGGTGATCGACGCCGAAGCCAAGGCAGGTATCGAGCGCCATATCCAGGCCATGCGCGCCAAGGGCCGGCATATCTACCAGGTGGCCCGCGCCGAGGCCGACGAATGCCGCCACGGCACCTTCGTCACACCGACCCTGATCGAACTGGAAAGCCTCGACGAACTGCAACGCGAAGTGTTCGGCCCGGTGCTGCATGTGGTGCGCTACCAACGCAAGGACCTCGGTGCACTGATCGAACAGATCAACGCCACCGGCTACGGCCTGACCCTCGGCGTGCACACGCGTATCGACGAAACCATCGCCCAGGTCGTTGGCAGCGCCCATGCCGGCAACATCTACGTCAACCGCAACATCGTCGGTGCCGTGGTCGGCGTGCAGCCGTTCGGTGGCGAAGGCCTGTCCGGCACCGGCCCGAAAGCCGGTGGCCCGCTGTATATGTACCGCCTGCTAGGCAGCCGCCCGCACGAATCGGTCACCCGCACCCTGTCCGCCATCGACAGCGACGCCTTCGAGCAGCAACGCGCCAACGTCCAACGCCCGGCCCTGCAGGCCCTCGCCGAATGGACGCGCGGCAACCAGCGCCAGGAACTGGATGAACTCTGCCAGCGCTTCGCCGCGCAAGCGGCCAGCGGCATCGAGCTGCAACTGCGCGGCCCGACCGGCGAGCGCAACAGCTACAGCCTGCATCCGCGTGAACGGGTACTGGGCCTGGCCGACAGCGAGCAGGACCTGCTCGCGCAACTGGCAGCGGTGCTGGCGGTCGGCGGCAACGCCCTGTGGCCACGCGACGAACTGACGGAAAAACTCGCCACCCAGCTGCCGGCGCCAGTCCAGGTGCATATCCAACTGGTAGCCGACTGGAGCAAGGACGACGTGGCTTTCGACGCCGTCCTGCACCACGGCGACTCCGACCAGCTGCGCGCCCTGTGCAAACAGATCGCCAGCCGCAACGGCCCGATCGTCGGCGTCCAGGGCCTGTCCCGTGGCGAAACCGACATCGCCCTGGAACGCCTGCTGATCGAACGCGCCGTCAGCGTCAACACCGCCGCCGCGGGGGGCAATGCCAGTCTGATGAGTATCGGCTGA
- a CDS encoding acetamidase/formamidase family protein, protein MRLLPHSLLAVSLLPLALAVHAESQQFEILERLSPSVTKLEQGKYAGNFYVPSSLENVTWGYLPNRTAKPVLTVASGSVVTVDTISHEGVLEDQGRDPLAYFGSKGVKPEHVLKEAVELTASDRAHDFSKDGPHVVTGPIAIEGAKPGDVLKVEIIAVEPRVPYGVISNRHGKGALPGELPRKPAQADASAKHPERYGNVSVFTPIEPGKEGYVGVLDAGNGKKIRFPLAPFMGIMGVAADTDQPVHSVPPAHYGGNIDVNDLGAGTVAYFPVQVPGALFYTGDGHFVQGDGEVALTALEGSARATLRLSLLKSGGKDIPGSKLAQPMGETDEFWVTLGLDEDLDEAMKKSTREAIRFLQEQYGIDEALAYAYLSAATDFQVSQVVDRTKGINAMIRKADFVEFDE, encoded by the coding sequence ATGCGTCTACTGCCCCACTCGCTGCTGGCCGTCTCGCTCCTGCCCCTGGCCCTCGCGGTCCATGCCGAATCCCAACAGTTCGAAATACTCGAACGCCTTTCCCCCTCGGTGACGAAACTCGAACAAGGCAAATATGCCGGCAATTTCTATGTGCCGTCGTCGCTGGAGAACGTCACCTGGGGTTACCTGCCGAACCGCACCGCCAAGCCTGTCCTGACGGTTGCCTCGGGCAGCGTCGTGACCGTGGACACCATCTCCCATGAAGGGGTCCTCGAAGACCAGGGACGCGACCCACTCGCCTACTTCGGCTCGAAAGGCGTGAAACCCGAGCATGTATTGAAGGAAGCCGTGGAGCTGACGGCATCGGATCGCGCCCACGACTTTTCCAAGGACGGCCCCCACGTGGTCACCGGCCCCATCGCCATTGAGGGCGCCAAGCCAGGGGATGTGCTGAAGGTCGAGATCATCGCGGTGGAGCCTCGCGTCCCCTATGGCGTGATCTCCAACCGCCACGGCAAGGGCGCCCTGCCCGGCGAACTGCCGCGAAAACCCGCCCAGGCCGATGCCAGCGCCAAACACCCCGAGCGCTACGGCAATGTCTCGGTCTTCACCCCCATCGAACCGGGCAAAGAGGGTTATGTCGGGGTACTGGATGCCGGCAACGGCAAGAAGATCCGTTTCCCGCTCGCACCCTTCATGGGCATCATGGGCGTGGCCGCCGACACCGACCAGCCAGTGCATTCGGTCCCACCGGCCCACTACGGCGGCAATATCGACGTGAACGACCTGGGCGCCGGCACCGTCGCCTACTTCCCGGTCCAGGTTCCCGGCGCGCTGTTCTATACCGGTGACGGACACTTCGTCCAGGGCGATGGCGAAGTCGCCCTGACCGCCCTCGAAGGCTCGGCCCGCGCAACCCTCCGCCTGTCCCTGCTGAAAAGCGGCGGCAAGGATATTCCAGGGAGCAAGCTGGCCCAGCCCATGGGCGAAACGGATGAGTTCTGGGTCACCCTGGGCCTGGATGAAGACCTCGACGAGGCCATGAAGAAATCCACCCGCGAGGCGATCCGCTTCCTGCAAGAGCAGTACGGCATCGACGAAGCCCTGGCCTACGCCTACCTCAGCGCCGCCACCGACTTCCAGGTTTCCCAGGTGGTCGACCGCACCAAAGGCATCAACGCGATGATCCGCAAAGCCGACTTCGTCGAGTTCGATGAGTAA